The Gallus gallus isolate bGalGal1 chromosome 6, bGalGal1.mat.broiler.GRCg7b, whole genome shotgun sequence genomic interval TAGTCCTCCCCTCCAGTTACACTAACTGCTCTTTGTCCCTTTCCAGCTGAAGGGGGAAAACAGGTGTTTGTTACAGCTGAAACAGCTGAGAATGCAGCAGGAATGACAAACAGGTCCTTCATAGGTGTCCCAACAGCTGAACACCATTGGAAAAATTTTCTTGACGATAGAGAAAGCCATCACTTCCCAGAGGCAGCAAGAAAGAATGGGCAGGTACACACTTCCAAATTTTGCAGCCTGatctcatttctgtttgttaCTCTGTATCCCTGCAACAAGGCTTGCCAGAGCAGTCCTGCAGATTAAATGCAACGAACGCACTTTCGTCTCCCTACCAGTTTTGCAGAGGCTGGCAAACCATCACCACAGTAAACCATAAAAtacagcaggaaggaaagtaATATTCATACCTTAACAGCTGGCCCACTGGTAGAGATCACAGTTCAGACCAGGGCTTTCCAAAACAGCTTTtgataaataacaataaaaacgATGCAGCAGCAAACTTAAAGCTGTGCAAGTGTGCTTTTGGTACCGTGTGTAATAGACTGGTTGGATACTGAGACGTGTAAATGGTACCAGAGTTTTAATAATGCAGGGAGTCTAGCACTAactaaacacacacaaacaaaagagctgagaagaaacaaattcatAAGAAATGTGCTTGCAGCCCTTCTCCAATGCAGAGCACCACTACTGGTGCCCACGCCAATGACAATTCTTCTGTATTATAACATGGTATACAATTTCACATATTCctttatattaaaatgtatcTAATTCCTTTGAGTAACCATATTTCTTTCATGTGTGTACTCTCCCGAGTACTTATCTAAAAATCATTCTGTTGAACTCTTAAACTCGTAAAAACTGATACACCAGCTcacacaaatgaataaataggACTCTTCCTAATTATTAGGAGTACTTTCTACTTCCTATAGCCCCTGCCTTTACACACACCTCtcctgaaaacatgaaaaacattaGCACAAAGAACCACCAagttcagctctgctgcccaagcagcaccttgctgctgctttcagtcagTACCACGCACGCAGTGTGAGCAAAGGACTGCTTTGAGAGCATCTAGAAATGCTGCTTTGATTTTTGAAGTTCAACATAAAATGGTTACTGAAAAAGTTAGAACTGAGATGCAATTtcaacaacaataaaaccagCAAAGAATAGTCACAACCATTCTTCTAAGGAAAGTTTCCCTTGGAAAAAGCAGCATAAAACCTTCACTTTCAGACTGATTTGACACAACTCTCAGCACCTGCACAGACCACCCTAGATTCTATTCCATCCCCGCAAGGCAGACGCTTGCCTCACTGTTTCTTCCAGAACACTGACAAAGAGCAGACTCTGACAATGACCAGTGCTGTTCCAATTTCCACTGAAAACCAACTGAGCAATACTGGAATTTCCTATGTAATGGAAATCCCATATTTGATCTTATcttctgtgaaagagaaaagctgaactcacaaagcagtgaggaaagACCAGATCCAAATTTACAATCTTCCCAAACTACAGGTCCCAGAACCAGAGAGCTTGGTAGCCCCCACCCGTGTTCAAACAGAGGTGATGATCATAGAAGACTTCCTTGTCTCCACCGTGCATGTGACATTACCTTTTGATACTGGTCTCGTACTCAGTCCTCTGTTTGCTCAGTTCTGTCTTTAGCTCTACCACCAAGCTCTGTAAGGCCCTAGAGCATCTGACAGAGTCTCTGGAAGCTGGAGCTAGGTtgctctgctcactgctgctgctgcaggcttctAACCTGTCGATGCTGTTCTCCAGATCTGCAGTCTTGACCTCACTCTGAGACAGTGAGCCCTGAGTCATCCACTCAGTTTGGAGAGAGCTTAAAGCCGAGGAGTCACTGGCCCGACAGGCTGGGCAGCTGCTGACTGAGTCCACCACGGAGATCTCACACGACGATGTAGACCAAGTGGTGCTGCCCATActgtgtgtgctgagggagAGGCTGGACGAAGGGACATTGTCATAAGTAGAAAGTCTTTGAGAAGAACAAGAGTCTTTAACTCGTTCCCCAGAGGCTGTCCGGCGGTGGCCTCGGAGAGAGTACAGTCCATTCATTAGCCAGTTTCCACTCGAGGAGAGATTGGGGATGTCTAGGGATGAGCTGCCCAACTTTGGACTCCCAGACCGTGCTCCCTGTTGGCGGAAGGAGTATTTCCATGGAGGCAGCGTCTGCACTCTTTTGCTGGGACTGGTGGCAGGCTGAGCCAACTTGCTGCTGTGCTCCGGAGGGGTGTTTTTCAATACAGGTCCAGGGGTGGCCTCCAGTGACACAGCATTGCCAGAAGGCAgatcagcagggctgggaacaTTGCTTTCTGACCTGCTgtcctctccatcctcctcAGAGATCCACTCCACGGTGTTGCGTGGACGCACGGGTCTAATTTCCAGTTGGCTCCCTGGCACATCTGCCTGAGGGACAGCAAAGATTCTCCCCTGTTCACTTATCAGCACCGTCATCAGGTGCTGAACCAGTGAGGTGCCTGTGGGAGAAAACAAAGGCAAGAATTCCATGAGACATGGAAAGCCTGATGCTCCCTGTCTTTGAGGTGCCATGTGAGCTCCTTGTGGGGCAGATGTGTGGGCACCATGCCCTGCAGTGGGACAGTACAAACCTCTCTTGGCCATTCTATACAGGCCTACGAGAGACAGGAGTTACTCCCAGTGCTGGAGATGAGGAATAGAAATGACGCAGGCATCTGTCTACCTGTTGAACGCAGCTGACTTGCACAACACAAATGGTCAGTAGTAATGATTGATAAATTAGCCTGCTTAAGGACGCCTTTGAGGATGACAGAGGAGGAGGACACCTGGAAAAGAGGGCATGTCTGTACCACACTGTGGCACCGGGCTCAGAGCTAGCATCAACTTCACTTCAGCGTGCGCAGCTCTACAGGTCAGCATAGCTCTGTGCAGAGATGCATGCTGGATCCTGAGTACACCAACATGTCAGCTAGCATGGAGCATCTTTCTGTTCAACTTCCAAAACTAGCAGGCTTCCACTGACTGGGGTATCTACACTATGCCAAAATTCACAGTCTTAGCAGGCCCAGAGCTAGTGTTTACAAAAGCACCAGAAGTTTCAGCCTAGGCATTCTGCTGAACTCTACAGAGAAACTTGCCAAGAGTGTGACATCTGTATGACAGATGCAGCTGCACACGAGGGGAAAGAGATACTTCTTGTACTATCAATCTATTTGTAGAATGCTCTTCACTTACAATTCTAGTAAAAACATTCAGcagtttgaaatgaaacagcacTCATTAGGAAATACGTTGAAATGCAGTCCAAGgtgaaaatgagatttcaaGTATCTGCTGGGGAGTCACAGATAAATGCAGCTTTCCGGATACAAAATTAAAGCAACAAGGAAAAGAGATTCTGACTGACAGGTTTGTTTCTAATCATTAAGAAGGATCcaaaggaaaacatcaaattttAAGGTAGAACACAACATAGGTCACAGCCTAAAGCAACCAAGTGTATGTTCTTTACGATaggacagcaaaacaaaaaccaggtGTTACAGGAACATAGGTACCAGTAAACACTGTAAAGTGGAATATAAGATGCCATAAGGGCTACTCTACTGGAACAAAGTCTCTCCTAAAGAATCACGAATGCAGCTGTAGACAGCAGCTAGCATATTCACAAGGAGACCAACTTGATTAAGAGGAGCTTCTCAAAACATTCAAACAAAGAAGTAGAGAGTATACAGCGAGTGCAGGAAGTGCAGTGACAACTATGTAAGCCCACAGAATGAGTGCTTTTCAGTAGTGTAGAACATTATAGACTAAAAGAATACCACTTATCAAACctaatacaaaatattttctacaaaagagaaaaaccttAAAAAGAGCAAATATGTAATTAATGCTAGGTTTACTTATCATCTGAAATAGAGAATAAGAGTAATACCCAGAGTTCTACGATAAGGACTTGAATATAATCATGAGTCTTGGCCTGATAGCAAGATGTACACTCACCTCACTTACAACTCGCATTTACCTTCTGTGATGTGGGGAGTTCAGCTGTCCCCACCTTTATACTGCTGAATAACCAAACATCTCTTTCTGCATGTGCTGACTCGCATGGAGGTGGataattttcagatttttgtaCATGCTTCAGGAGAAAGAAGCATTCATGCCTGCAACCAAGTCCTAAGTGCACTGAGGTTCATTGTTAGTTAATCTGTTTCACCTTTTCTCAGTCTCACTTGTGGCTTTTTTACTTATTTCCTAAAGCAAAGACCCAGTCTTGGGGAGTGCAGAAGTAACTACTGAGtgtaagagattttttttccggtcacagatcttttttttttttttttttttttcattcttttaaaattaaaacagtatATGTCTTTCCATCATTtggctttctctttctctggagtTCTCTCTTCCTGCAGTCTAGCACAAACAGGATACAATGAACAAGCAAATACAGCAAAACCTGAATAGAATAGTCTGCTTTTCTTATCTCAACCCTTGCAGATAAAAGTTGTCATCTCAAAAGAACACACTTAACAGCAAATGTACGCATAGTTAGGGCCTAGTAACATTACTTCTGCTACaagtttggtgggtttttttgttgttgtttttttttcaactcaGGAAATATATACATGCAAACATCTGAGATACgactggaatttttttttaaaacacattgtACAAACATCCAAAATTAACAGTGATCTTTGACTTATTACTCTATTCTGTGAAGTTCTGACCCACACACAGTCTGCTTGCAAGACAACACATCTAAGACACATAAGTATAACCTCTGTAGCACTGCAGTACCTCTTTCATTGTGGTTTGGATGCCCTTTGCAGGAAGCTGCCTAAATGCACCCAAATGCACTGATGCTAAACAGCAATAGTTTGGTACTTAAACATGGAACTGAAGAACATTTGACCTTTCATTTTAACAGTAGGTTCACAAAGTTTTTCACACAACAGCTGAAACGGCATAGAAGGGCAGAGGCATCTCCATGTTGTAGAAAAGAGAGACTCCCAGACCAGTGGCAAGTGGGATAACAGTGGCCAAACTGGTACATCCACTCACAAGGCACTGATGAAACGGATTGTTTGAATTGTTGCTGACTGTGCAGTCATTGATACAACGTGCAGTGCTTTTCATCATATTCCTGCAGCTCCAAAATACAGATGCTGTGTTATCTCACAAGAGGAGTACCTACCTTCCATCATGGTCACTGGATCTTCCATTTTGGGTCGTAATATATTTGGTCCAAATACTGTAGCTAGGTTCTGAACACTCATCTTGTTAACGCTGGAGTGAGCCTGAACTTCATCAAGGAACCTTAAAAAGCCCCCCCAGAAAAACCATAGAAGGAGAGAAATAAGTCAGTCACTTCTCAGACTGTAGGCAGGCTGGGCAGAAACAGTTTTGCCCTGTGTTTATATAGCCTGGGATCCAAAATACTCCTACAGACTAACTGCAGCTTAGACACTCAAACTCAATCCCAGATCCCTCGTATGAACAAGAGAGGACAGAATATCTTCTGCCAAAGGTACTTCTGAATATGCAAATACAGATTTTCCAGGAAATTGTCATTTACACGGAGTGGTTTCTGCCAGTTTTCACTTACAGatagaagtaaaaaaaagacatttcactGATCTTCTCATCCTAGAACTAAGCAGCCCATGGGAAGAGCTTTATTTCTTGAATCTGACAAAATACAGATAAAGAGCTTCTTGTGAATGCATCAGCTGGGCAGACATTAACACATGAAAAAGACTTTATGTGAGCCAAAGAGAGCACACATCTGTATGCATATGCTGGAAATCAACAGAATGTTTCTAAAAGTTACATGTTTTACAATTCAGAACAGCCTCAGTAGGAGCTATAGTAGGCCgtaagaaacactgaaatagcCTCATTACAAAAAAGACAACATGACTTGAAAACCCAGAGGAGCTGGAAACAGGTCTTGGTGACCTCAGAGTTGAACAGTCTCACTCTGCCTGTACTCTGCTTTTAATGAACTGCTGTTCATTCTGGGGTGATTTGAGCAGTTTTAGCAGTCAAAACTTTTCCTCATCGCACT includes:
- the ARHGAP22 gene encoding rho GTPase-activating protein 22 isoform X7, producing MPFFTAKYLKKSKCLRKGGAGDREKMPVNHEAFLLMANSQNEMEDWVKAIRRVIWAPFGGGIFGQRLEDTVQYERKYGQRLAPLLVEQCVDFIRERGLTEEGLFRMPGQANLVKDLQDSFDCGEKPLFDSNTDVHTVASLLKLYLRELPEPVIPFAKYEDFLSCGQLLSKDEGEGTQELVKQVKNLPQANYNLLKYICKGGFLRFLDEVQAHSSVNKMSVQNLATVFGPNILRPKMEDPVTMMEGTSLVQHLMTVLISEQGRIFAVPQADVPGSQLEIRPVRPRNTVEWISEEDGEDSRSESNVPSPADLPSGNAVSLEATPGPVLKNTPPEHSSKLAQPATSPSKRVQTLPPWKYSFRQQGARSGSPKLGSSSLDIPNLSSSGNWLMNGLYSLRGHRRTASGERVKDSCSSQRLSTYDNVPSSSLSLSTHSMGSTTWSTSSCEISVVDSVSSCPACRASDSSALSSLQTEWMTQGSLSQSEVKTADLENSIDRLEACSSSSEQSNLAPASRDSVRCSRALQSLVVELKTELSKQRTEYETSIKRIEEASADLRKQVVRLEEELDQERKKYTMLEIKLRNSERAREDAEKRNHLLQKEMEEFFSTLGCLTGGSQSAKVPK
- the ARHGAP22 gene encoding rho GTPase-activating protein 22 isoform X5 → MPFFTAKYLKKSKCLRKGGAGDREKMPVNHEAFLLMANSQNEMEDWVKAIRRVIWAPFGGGIANSSHAHKLKHLPQGIFGQRLEDTVQYERKYGQRLAPLLVEQCVDFIRERGLTEEGLFRMPGQANLVKDLQDSFDCGEKPLFDSNTDVHTVASLLKLYLRELPEPVIPFAKYEDFLSCGQLLSKDEGEGTQELVKQVKNLPQANYNLLKYICKGGFLRFLDEVQAHSSVNKMSVQNLATVFGPNILRPKMEDPVTMMEGTSLVQHLMTVLISEQGRIFAVPQADVPGSQLEIRPVRPRNTVEWISEEDGEDSRSESNVPSPADLPSGNAVSLEATPGPVLKNTPPEHSSKLAQPATSPSKRVQTLPPWKYSFRQQGARSGSPKLGSSSLDIPNLSSSGNWLMNGLYSLRGHRRTASGERVKDSCSSQRLSTYDNVPSSSLSLSTHSMGSTTWSTSSCEISVVDSVSSCPACRASDSSALSSLQTEWMTQGSLSQSEVKTADLENSIDRLEACSSSSEQSNLAPASRDSVRCSRALQSLVVELKTELSKQRTEYETSIKRIEEASADLRKQVVRLEEELDQERKKYTMLEIKLRNSERAREDAEKRNHLLQKEMEEFFSTLGCLTGGSQSAKVPK
- the ARHGAP22 gene encoding rho GTPase-activating protein 22 isoform X8; amino-acid sequence: MPVNHEAFLLMANSQNEMEDWVKAIRRVIWAPFGGGIANSSHAHKLKHLPQGIFGQRLEDTVQYERKYGQRLAPLLVEQCVDFIRERGLTEEGLFRMPGQANLVKDLQDSFDCGEKPLFDSNTDVHTVASLLKLYLRELPEPVIPFAKYEDFLSCGQLLSKDEGEGTQELVKQVKNLPQANYNLLKYICKGGFLRFLDEVQAHSSVNKMSVQNLATVFGPNILRPKMEDPVTMMEGTSLVQHLMTVLISEQGRIFAVPQADVPGSQLEIRPVRPRNTVEWISEEDGEDSRSESNVPSPADLPSGNAVSLEATPGPVLKNTPPEHSSKLAQPATSPSKRVQTLPPWKYSFRQQGARSGSPKLGSSSLDIPNLSSSGNWLMNGLYSLRGHRRTASGERVKDSCSSQRLSTYDNVPSSSLSLSTHSMGSTTWSTSSCEISVVDSVSSCPACRASDSSALSSLQTEWMTQGSLSQSEVKTADLENSIDRLEACSSSSEQSNLAPASRDSVRCSRALQSLVVELKTELSKQRTEYETSIKRIEEASADLRKQVVRLEEELDQERKKYTMLEIKLRNSERAREDAEKRNHLLQKEMEEFFSTLGCLTGGSQSAKVPK
- the ARHGAP22 gene encoding rho GTPase-activating protein 22 isoform X6, giving the protein MPFFTAKYLKKSKCLRKGGAGDREKMPVNHEAFLLMANSQNEMEDWVKAIRRVIWAPFGGGIANSSHAHKLKHLPQGIFGQRLEDTVQYERKYGQRLAPLLVEQCVDFIRERGLTEEGLFRMPGQANLVKDLQDSFDCGEKPLFDSNTDVHTVASLLKLYLRELPEPVIPFAKYEDFLSCGQLLSKDEGEGTQELVKQVKNLPQANYNLLKYICKFLDEVQAHSSVNKMSVQNLATVFGPNILRPKMEDPVTMMEGTSLVQHLMTVLISEQGRIFAVPQADVPGSQLEIRPVRPRNTVEWISEEDGEDSRSESNVPSPADLPSGNAVSLEATPGPVLKNTPPEHSSKLAQPATSPSKRVQTLPPWKYSFRQQGARSGSPKLGSSSLDIPNLSSSGNWLMNGLYSLRGHRRTASGERVKDSCSSQRLSTYDNVPSSSLSLSTHSMGSTTWSTSSCEISVVDSVSSCPACRASDSSALSSLQTEWMTQGSLSQSEVKTADLENSIDRLEACSSSSEQSNLAPASRDSVRCSRALQSLVVELKTELSKQRTEYETSIKRIEEASADLRKQVVRLEEELDQERKKYTMLEIKLRNSERAREDAEKRNHLLQKEMEEFFSTLGCLTGGSQSAKVPK